CCACGCTAACGACGCTCTCACCTGACCGCCCGGGTCCTGTCGCTATCCACGACATAGATGCTGATGGACAGGCAGAGGTCATCTGTTTCTGGATAGACGCCGATGCACCAGAAGTGAGTAAATGGGATCTGTCTGCAATTCGTCTCATGATTTTAGACGGCGCGACGGGTGCCGTCAAACACACCGCTACGCCGGAGGCATTGCGTCAGTGTAATGCGTCTGCTGAAGGTGAACGCCATATCTCCAACTACGTCCATCAACGATTGATGATCGCCAACCTCTGCGGAAACGCGCAACCACAAGATTTCGTCGTGAAGGTGGGTGTGAATCTGCTCGCATTTAACCATAAATTGGAACTGCTCTGGCAGTACACCGACGAGTGGTTTCGGTATCCGAAGCACTCTGCGTACATCCCGGCAGTCGGCGACTTTAATGGTGACGGACTCGACGAAATCAACGGTGGCAATTTCGGGCTCGCTGCTGATGGCAGGGTCCTCTGGAATCACTTTTTTGGCGACAATATGGACTCGGTTTTAGTTTCCGATTGGAATGGCAGGAATCGAGCCATGCTCTCGGGGGGTGGACAGGTACTTGATGCTGCGGGGAATCCAATTCTCTCGCTCGGCTTTGACGTTGTGCCGCACGGACAAGAGATCCGATGTGGCAAATTACTACCAGACGCGTCTGAAAACGCCTTGGTTATCCGATATAACGGACATCACACGGACTTGATGATCGTGGACAGCAACGGGCAGATTCAAAACAGGTTTAACGTCGACGAAACGCCGAACAATACAGGCTTGGAAGTTATCCGCTGGAACGGAGACAAAGCTTGCGAATTGATTTATAGCCCGGCGGCACTTTACGACAACACAGGGAACAAGGTCGTGACGTTCCCTGAACTGCCGCTACCTACTGGTGGGAAAATGGGCTGGTATCACTGTTTTCCTGCGGATGTCTGCGGCGACGCACGTGAAGAGGTTATCCTCTATGATCCGTATAGTGATGCCGTCTACATCTACACACCGACCCCTTTCCAATCCGACCTGTTCAGCGGATATCGGCATACCGAGCGGCAATATAACACCCGTTTAATGGATTAAAGCACGCTGAAATCTTCAAAAGGTTTGTCGTAAAAATTAACACGAAAACCAAGCCCGCAACAACGGCGCGGGCGACTCTACGGAAAAACGCGTCAATATCTAACTCACCCCACCGAACCGCAAGGTATAATTAAAATATGGAAACCAACAGGGTCAATAAATTCCTACTCATCTCAATCGATTGCTGGCGGTTCGATGCGCTCAGTCGGACGAATCCCCTTTTCAACACGCCGAAGTTCGATCTGTTGACACAAGATTTTTCGCTCGCCGAAAAGTTTTTCGTGCCCGCACCGGCGACGCGTCCCTCGCATACCTCTTATTTTACGGGGCTTTATCCGTTTGAACACGGGGTCTACGGACAAACCTACCTTAAGATGTTTGCGGGTATCCCGAACCTATTTCAGATATTCAATGACGCAGGTTATCATATCACGGGACGCTCCGAACGTCCGGAGGTGTTCCGTTTTCTTGATTTTGAGCCGTTCATCACGTCGGTTGATCCGAATGCGAAAGCACAACATCTCGGTTCACTTGAAGACCTTGTTGAGCAGATCCAGCAACCTTCGGACGTACCGCAATTCTGTTTTCTGCACTTCTGGTATACACACGGCGGTTACGGTATGAGCGGGATCCCGGGTGCACCGAGCCTTAAATCGCTTGTGGATCGTGGCAGGACAGATGAGGCATTGCGATTTTATTACGCCGCTGCGACGCATATCCTGGAATTCAAATTGGTTGAAATTTTGAAGCAACTTCGGCTCTCGGATTGGGCGGTTTTCATCTTCGGAGATCACGGCGAAGGCATTTGCGACGAGATTACCGATCACGGTGGCACGCTCAATCAGAACGTACTACACGTGCCGCTGTTGGCGCATATCCCCGATGTGTCAAATCTCGCCCTCTCATCTGAAAGCCTGAATCCACCGATTTCAGCGATTGATCTCTTCCCGACGATTCTGAATCTTGCGGGTATCGATGTGGACTACCAAGGATATGGACGAGACCTGCTATCTCCATCGGAAATTGACGAAAATCGTTTAGTATTATCGGAACTGGACAGCCTCTTCGGCATCGGGTTCCTTAGCCGAGATAACTTAGAAATGCCGCACCATCGCGTGACATCCCGGACGACGGTCGATAACGTGGAAATTAACAGGTATTCGGACGGCGTTCGCCTCTGGTCGCTGACGGACGGTGAACACCTCTATCGGGAAGATGAGCAGACGGGTGAGTTTGTGTATCGGCATGTGCTGAGCGGTGAGGATCTCGCCTGTGAGGATCCAGACCGTTTCAGGGATGCTTACGACGAGATTTTGATGAATTCTAACTATCAGCACCTATTGGCACAAGAATCCACGTCTGAGGAAACGGAGATTCTGGAAGATAGGTTGCGGGATTTGGGATATGTCGAATAAAAGCATTACTTGACTGTGTTTGCTACTTGTTCACAGGAAATACGCTTTCACTGTCCGGCTTGAAAGGGTTATTGTTTACTAACGGAATATTCCCCTTTTTCTCTTCAACGAGTTCCCATCTGCCTGTTTTCCAGTGCTTTTCGTAGGCATAGATAACATCACAATCTTCAAATTCCAACCAGACACACGTCGCCTGCGGGTGAATCTCATCGTCTATGGAGGCAACGGCGTGTTCGTGGTTCGCTGACCAGATAAGGCACTGTTGCTTGGGTTCCGATGGGTGCAAGCCTTCCAGTGCTTCTCCGCTCGGTAGTGTAAATAGGTCTCTGTATCTCACCTTTTCTACACCGTCCCTACAGTTCATGAATTGTTGCTTCAAGCGTCGCGAGATCGACAACGGCAACCGTTGCTTTCCCCGTCGTCCAACCGCCGGTCTCACCGGGATTGAGTAGCAGCACTTCTCCCTTTTGGATGTCTATTTCGTGGGTGTGTCCGTAGACGACGATGTCGTAATCGCCACTTTTGGCGATCGGGATGGCGAGTTCAGGATAGTGCATCACGGCGATGTTTCTGTCGCCAAGCGATACACTTGCCAGGTTGGGATGCACCTCACCAATGGCTTCAAATCGTTGTGCGAGGACAACGCGCTCGCCATCGTTGTTTCCAAATACACCGACAACGCGGCAGTTTAGATCCGCTAACGGCGCAATAGCAAACGGTGCGATGAAATCGCCTGCATGGACGACGAGATCTACGCCGATTTCGTTGAAAAGTGCGACAGCGCTTTCGACGTTTGGTATGTTGTCGTGGCTGTCAGACATAACACCAAGCTTCATTTTTTTAAGTTTCCTTGCGGTTCGGTTCGGTTAATTTAGTGAATAATGCCCATCAACGTATATCCGCCTGCGTGTTTTTGCGAATCAACGCTGAATGCGCGTGTTGCCTCGCAGTGAGAGTCATCGGGGGTCTTTGCTTGGGCATTTCTGCGTATTTCTGCGTATTGTTGCAGGCTACCGTCCTTGGGTTAAGAAAAAGAAACGTCAAAATTTCTACACCCAATAAAAGCGGAGCGAAAACCCAATTATTAAAAATCTGTTTAGGCGACTACTGAGATAGGCACCCTGTGGATAACATTGCCGAGGTAGCCTTTCGGGTTCCACGGTTGTGTGAAAGGTTGCGAGGCACCGGTATCGTCATAAGCGCGTGCCCATATTTCATAGTAGCCCTTGTTTGTAAAAGTGAGTTCGGTTTCCCAATGATACCACGCGTATCTGTTTGACGGCGGGATCAACTGCGTTTCTTGCCACTGAAGACCGAAATCTGTGGAGACCATGACCTTATCAATCCGGTTTTCGCCTGCCCACGCATGCCCTCTCGCCTTTACAGGAACGCCTACCCCTAATTCCAAATGCGGCTCAGGACGGGTGATAAGCGACTTAACCTGCCACGCGGTCGCAATACGCATATCCTCGACTGGAGGTTTATCTCCGGGTGCTATCGGGTAAGCCGGGATGCGATAGGAATATCCGCTCATTTTCTCGGAGTCGTGAACTCTATCCCGCACCCAGATACGGTTGAGCCATTTTTGCATGGCACTCCCGATCCATCCGGGAACAATCAATCTCGCAGGGAACCCGTGCGCGGCTGGCAAGGTCTCTCCATTCATCTTCAGAGCGATAAGTGTACCTTCATCCATCGCTTTCTCAATCGGAATCCCTCTCGAAAAGGATTCGCTGCCGTCATT
This Candidatus Poribacteria bacterium DNA region includes the following protein-coding sequences:
- a CDS encoding sulfatase-like hydrolase/transferase → METNRVNKFLLISIDCWRFDALSRTNPLFNTPKFDLLTQDFSLAEKFFVPAPATRPSHTSYFTGLYPFEHGVYGQTYLKMFAGIPNLFQIFNDAGYHITGRSERPEVFRFLDFEPFITSVDPNAKAQHLGSLEDLVEQIQQPSDVPQFCFLHFWYTHGGYGMSGIPGAPSLKSLVDRGRTDEALRFYYAAATHILEFKLVEILKQLRLSDWAVFIFGDHGEGICDEITDHGGTLNQNVLHVPLLAHIPDVSNLALSSESLNPPISAIDLFPTILNLAGIDVDYQGYGRDLLSPSEIDENRLVLSELDSLFGIGFLSRDNLEMPHHRVTSRTTVDNVEINRYSDGVRLWSLTDGEHLYREDEQTGEFVYRHVLSGEDLACEDPDRFRDAYDEILMNSNYQHLLAQESTSEETEILEDRLRDLGYVE
- a CDS encoding metallophosphoesterase; the protein is MKLGVMSDSHDNIPNVESAVALFNEIGVDLVVHAGDFIAPFAIAPLADLNCRVVGVFGNNDGERVVLAQRFEAIGEVHPNLASVSLGDRNIAVMHYPELAIPIAKSGDYDIVVYGHTHEIDIQKGEVLLLNPGETGGWTTGKATVAVVDLATLEATIHEL